The Pseudomonas sp. FP198 genomic interval ATTTCCGGCGAAGTGCCCCAGCTGACTTGCGGCTTGATCTGCGTCGCGTCGAGCTCGACCACGGTGTCGAACCTGGCGTCCGGGTCGGAGACCAGGTCTTTCCAGGCTTCGACCGCCATGTCCCATTCGGCGCCTTTCGGGGAGAACGGCCGGCCCTTGACGTATTCCACGGTTTTTTCATCGGCCGCCACCAACCCGACGCGCGCGCCGGCTTCGATGGACATGTTGCAGATGGTCATGCGGCCTTCGACGGACAAATCGCGGATCGCGCTACCAGCAAACTCGATCGCGTGGCCGTTACCGCCGGCGGTGCCGATCTTGCCGATCACGGCCAGGACGATGTCCTTGGCGGTCACGCCGAATGGCAGCTTGCCCTCGACGCGCACCAGCATGTTTTTCATTTTCTTGGCGACCAGGCACTGGGTGGCGAGCACGTGCTCGACCTCGGAAGTACCGATGCCATGGGCCAGCGCACCGAAGGCGCCGTGGGTCGAAGTATGCGAGTCACCACAGACCACGGTCATGCCCGGCAAGGTCGCGCCCTGCTCCGGGCCGATCACGTGGACGATGCCCTGGCGGACGTCATTCATCTTGAATTCGACGATGCCGTATTCATCACAGTTGTCGTCAAGGGTCTGCACTTGCAGCCGCGAAACCTGGTCGGCAATGGCTTCGATGCCACCCTTGCGCTCCGGCGTGGTCGGCACGTTGTGGTCCGGGGTCGCGATGTTGGCATCGATGCGCCAAGGCTTGCGCCCGGCCAGGCGCAGACCTTCGAAGGCTTGCGGCGAGGTCACTTCGTGAATGATGTGGCGGTCGATGTAGATCAGCGCCGAGCCATCGTCGCGCTGCTTGACCAAATGCGAATCCCAGAGCTTGTCGTAGAGCGTTTTGCCGGCCATCAGACGGTTTCCTCATCAGCTTGTTTCTATGCCCTGGGTCCTGAGCGGATCAATAACCCCTTGGCTTGTGAGGCTGATGGTAAGAGGCTACATTAAATAACTCAAATTCATATTTTTCATGCTTTGCATAACCAACTGGAATCCAGGAGATAAACAGCATTCACGTGCCGTCCACCGTCCATGGCTACTGATCCGGTTAAAGATGCTGATGGGGGTAACTCTGAACCCGCTGCGCCGGGTTGCGGGACTCTTGGGCAACCCGGCTTCGAGCGGTGTGATCAATCAGCTTCTGATCAGGTTGCCAGCGGCAAGAACCACTGATGAATCAGATTCGAGCCAATCTGGCCCCGATACACATTGATCCTCACTTGTGCGGCCTCTGTTCCGGTCGCATACGTGCCTTGCCTACGTTGCTCCCGGGTTTTCAAATGTGCAGCTGTATAGGCGTCCTTCGGCGTATCGGCTGCGCGGTAATGAAAATGTGCATACCAAGGGGCGTCCGCGAGGCCCTTACCGGTTTCATAGAGCGCATATTCCTGCAAAAAGTCCCTTCGCATTTTCTGGCGCGGTCCCAGCTTATGGATTTGCAGAAACTTGTTCTCAAGCAGAAATTGAAGGTTGCCATGCGTGGGGGGCAACCTGAGGCTTAGCTCCTTGCGAAACTCCAGGCCCTTGGCCCTCAGTGCCTTGGACTTTCCAACCAGTTCGTCAATCAGCGGCTGATAACGCGCTTCGTTATCGTCCAGCGCTCCTTTGAGTGCATTCTTGAGCCCTCTGGCAGCCTCATCGAGACATTGTGCCTGGTGGTCGGCAATCTCTTCGACCGCGACGGCGTGCTCGCTAACCTGTTTGAATCCCTCCAGTCCCTTCAAAAAATCCACTTGTTCGGCAGCGAGTTTGCGAGCATTCCCCACCAAAATGTCGATATTTTGTGGTTCGGGCGCCTGAACGTTAACTTCCTCCCATATATCCCCTTGCTTTGAATACGTGGAAAGCAATTTGTTATCAGGTTCAGATCGGATTTCGACCATTTCATTTTGGGCTTCGCGCACAAGCGGCCTCAGCCGGCCAATCAAGGTGCCTTTGTGACGGGTCTTGATGACCCTGCGCTGCGTAACTTGCAGGGCAGGCTTGGACTTGGCCGGAGACGCCGACTGCTGGCCCACCCACTCAAGCTGTTCTATTTCAACGCTCAGTTTACTGAACGCATCCTGTTTCAAAAATTTCAGAACGTCGTTGACCTGGCTCGAAACGTCACTGTCCAACTGGCCATCAAGATTAGCCATTACATCCTGAGCCTCGCCGTAACGCTCAACCAGGCTACCTAGCACATCCAAACGCTCCGCAGCGCCTAGATTAATGCTGTTCAGCTCGGTGTGCGTCTGGATGTGTTCTTGCAGCGGCTCGAATACCGCCTCCAGCATTATTCGCGCAGCGCTATGCCATTGTTTCAAGCCTTGGAATAACTTGCTGCGCAAGATAAAGGCTCTCATGCCAAGAGGCGTGTAGCTGGATGCAGCGATCACATAGGGATGGGTGCCCTCGAACCCTGATGAACTCAACTTTTCCCGGCGCTGCAGAAAGCGTTCCTTGAGATCAGTCATCGCGAGACTGCTTTTGTCAAGCTTGGTCAACTCCCTGCTGAGCTCCTTATATCTAGCGTGGTTTTTTCTAATAACCTCTATCAACTCCGGGCCCATGGGGATATCAAACTCCGGGTACGCCTTCCCCAACGCTACACGCCCTAGAGAATTAACCGATACGACAGCATCACAAGCTCTGGCCAGTTTATTGACGACTTCGCCCACGTCACTGCGCTCGAATGCCATACGCTGCCAGTGTTTGGATTTCTCAAACAGGCTCAGCGCTTTTTCCAGAAAACTCTCATATAAATTTATTTGCTCCTGGGCGATAGGCGAAAGCTTTTGATGCATTTGGTTAATCTGCTCCTCGCTAAAAGGCTTGCGTGGATCATTTTTTGCGCGTTTTATAAGCGTTACCAACTTTTCGTATTTTTCTTCCAGCCTCGGCGACTCTTCATTGAACTTTTTAGCAAAGGTTGCCAACTCGTTTTGTTTTTCAACGTTTGCCAGAGCCAAAGCGCCCAAGCGCTTCGAGGGCGCGCCGCCCTTCAATCCCAAACGCAAGTCCAGTGACCACATTCCGTTTGACCGCTGCAAATAGGGGCCCTGCTGATTGACGTTGCGCGGATTAACAATGGCAACGGCTCCATCCTGCACATCCTGGACCTGATACAGCTGATTCTCGACCATGACATGTCGCTTGCCGTTTATTACATACATGCCGTCGGGTATCGGATCGGGCAGCGGCCCTTCAACCATCACCTCGAAGCGCGACAAATTTTCACGCTGGCTGGGCGTCAGACGATTTCGGGCACTGGCAAAACTGAAATCCAGAAGCATACTGTGCGTCTTGGGCAGCTCTCCCGCCAAACTGACAGTTCCTGCGACAACTTTCGGCAGGAGTGGCTCCGGCAATTGCTTGGCAATCCTCAGAGGGGCCGGCAAGGGCACGACTTTGGCCCTTGTCCCTGGGGCCAACCTGGGCTGGCTCTGTAGAACGCTCGAACCCACATGGAACAGCGACATTCCTACGTTGAGCAACAAATCGACGAGGGCCAGCTCGCGCGCAACCGGGTCCTCGCTATAAAGCGCTGGAATGTCCTTGACGACGGATATCAAGCTGAGCAACCAAGCCGTTACCATCACCGGGCCGCCTAGAAAAGGTAGAGACAACAAGGTATTGAATATCAGGCTTCCCCCTTCAAACAGGGCGGCCCATCGGTTTTCGCTGTTGGACACCGAGTCTCTGTCCGCCTGTTCCACCAAAGCTCTGGCATTGCTGCCATACAGGTATTGATGCAACTTTCCGTTCTGCAGGTACGTCTGCAACTCGTCATTGGAGTCGCTGGTGGACAGACTGGCCGCAGGGGGGGTCAGATCGATTGGCGCGTACTCGATACCCAGGCCATAACGCACGAAATGGGGTTCATGAAAACCTCCATTGGCATAAACCGACCGAGCGCTATCGTCCAACCAGACCAGGACGCTGTCTTGCAACGGCCCGGGGTTTGAAATGGCCTCTAATAGGGCTGCGCGAGAACTGAACTCGTGCAGTACGGGCGAATAAAACGGCCGGTACAGCAAGTGCGGGCCTGCCTCGATATTGGCCGGTTCAATAATGAACATGTTGCTGACAATATCAGGGGTTGCATCGGGTTCACGCAGCAACGCCAGATGACGAATGACCACCGGCTCATCACCGACCTGCTGGACAACGCCTTCGGGCTGCATCAGCGCCGCGACATAACGCACGCCCAGCGGGGTCAAACCGTTTTCTTTCTTGAGGCTCAATTCCAGAGCCTGCAATGGAAGCTGCGCGCTGAGTTGGTCACCAAATAACCGTTCACGCTCGCCTGCGTCAGGGGTATCGCCTAATAAGCGCGCCTGAAGTTCCTGAGGGTAAACCCTGCCAATATCAACCTGTTGGATCAACCCCGTTACATATCCAGGTGTCAGCCATGCAGGCAGCGACAATCCAAGGCGATGGCGCACGGTTGCTAAACTACCCGGTGAACCCGACAGGTTTTTCAGTGCCAGATCCGTCAGGCTCATTGTCACCGGCTCCACAACACCACTGACGGGGCCAGGACTGCCGATGCTCCCTCCTGAGGCGGCAAACTTGAAAAAAATCAACTCGATATCATCGATATTCAGGACGGAGGATGTCTGTACTGATGAACGGGGTTCGAACCGCCCGCGGTCACTCAGCATTTTTATCCAGAGAGCAGTTTTCGCAAATTGACGTATATCCGAAATTCCGCTGAGGAAATTACGACCCCACTTGGCTTTTTTGACGCGAGCCAATTCAAGACTGTAATGGCGATAGAGGGCCTTATCAGCAGGGCAAGCCTGAAGCAACCATTCGGGCAGATGAGTTTTTAGCGAATCAAGGGCTTGCCGGTCAGCGAGAGGCGCTCCGCGAAAATAGCTGGTGGGGTCAGTCAGCTTTTTAGATAACACCTCCAATGCCTCCACCCCGATACTGGCCGGCAGTTTCAGTGTGCCAAGAGTATGTAGTTGCCTGTTCAGAACAACCCCTGCCTGAGCATCGAAAATATTGCCGTCAACGACGTAGCGATTGATAAGAACCTCATCGACTGAATATTTTTCAGCCACCTCACGCCTCAACTGCTCAAAAACCGCGTCCATTGAAGAAAAGACAGCGATTTTCCCAGCGGGCGGGCATTGCAATGCCAAGTTACCGCGCGTCAGCACAAATGTGGAACTTAGCGCGGTGGCATTGGGACTATCGCTGCTGAGCGTGATTTCCAGACACAAGACACGCGTATGATCTTCACCGAATCGACGGATTTGTTCTTCATTCTCAGGACACTGGATCACTTGATTGATGGTTTCACGGGCGAAATCGCTCAAGTCATCCTGGCGGGCTGCGTGAATGCTCAGTGTGTCCCTAAGCACATCGCTGACCCATCGCCAACGACTGAGGCCCGTATCCGCAGCCTGGGTCCAATAATCCATCAGGGCATTCTGCATGCCGACCGGGATGATCCATGGCAGCTCTTTGATCAGCCCTTCGATCACTTTCATATCAGGATTGTCGGAGGGAGAACCCAGCTCCAACCCCGCCCCATCGGTCAACTTCTGGGGCCAAGAGTAGAGCGGCCCCAGATCAAGTGCAGTACCGTTGGCCAGGTAATCCATCACTCGACCCATCAACGGCACCAATAACCAGCTTCCAGTCGACTCGGGCGTTGCCAGCCAGGTCTTCGCCAAATCGATGCTCAGCGAGGGGTATTTTTTATTAATCGCAGCGGTGAGTATTTGTTGGGTAACGTTTTCCAGGGTTGGGCGAGTGGCGAACTGCGCTCGCATCGAATCTTCGATTGTAAATTGTGGTTTTGTTGAATAAGGAATCGGCATAAAAGTCCTTTTAAATCCGAAAAGGCCACATGACCTGCAGGTATTTACGCCAGGAATACTCAACACAAGGTGGTACATATTTATAGCAGTGAAAGAAAATTGACTTTACTGGCTACCCCTCCTGGCAGAATCGGTTGCCCGCCGGATGAATAACCAGAATTCATGGTTTTGGTATCATTTATAACCCACTCGAATTCGACCCGAATCGCCATGGACCTCGCCAACCTCAATGCCTTTATTTCCATCGCTGAAACCGGCAGTTTTTCCGGTGCCGGTGAACGCCTGCACCTGACGCAACCGGCCATCAGCAAGCGTATCGCCGGCCTCGAGCAGCAGCTCAATGTGCGCCTGTTCGACCGTCTGGGCCGGGAAGTGAGCCTGACCGAAGCCGGTCGGGCCCTGCTGCCACGGGCCTATCAGATCCTCAACGTGCTGGACGACACCCGCCGCGCCCTGACCAACCTGACCGGCGAAGTGACCGGGCGCCTGACCCTCGCCACCAGCCACCATATCGGCTTGCACCGGCTGCCACCGCTGTTGCGGGAGTTCACCCGACGCTACCCACAGGTGGCACTGGATATTCAGTTCCTGGATTCGGAAGTGGCCTACGAGGAAATTCTCCATGGCCGGGCGGAACTGGCGGTCATCACCCTCGCCCCCGAGCCCCACACGCTGGTACGGGCCACGCCGGTGTGGGACGACCCGCTGGATTTCGTGGTGGCGCCGGAACACGCCCTGCTGGAAAACAACGCGGTCAGCCTGGCGGACATTGCCCTTCATCCGGCGGTTTTCCCGGGAGGCAACACGTTTACCCACCACATCGTGCAGCGGCTGTTCGAAGCCCAGGGCCTGACGCCGAACATCGCAATGAGCACGAATTATCTGGAAACCATAAAGATGATGGTCTCCATCGGCCTGGCCTGGAGCGTTTTGCCGCGCACGATGCTTGATGATCAGGTGGCGCGTGTGCCTTTGCCGGGCATACAGCTCAGTCGCCAGCTAGGCTATATCCTGCACACCGAACGGACGCTGTCGAACGCTGCACGGGCTTTCATGGCTCTATTGGACGCACAAATCGATCTGCCAGGGACAAGGGCATAAGTTGTGCTACTCCTACAGGGCCATTACGCCTGCGCATAACACCCAATCGCCCAAGGCCCGCTAGAGAATGCCCACACCCGCCGACCGTACTCCGCCCCTGCCGCGTATCCAGGCACTCGACCCGAAACGGTCCGAGCAAAGCTGGGAAAGCGCGCCACAGTTGCTCGCCGCCCTGAACGGAGCGCGGCTGGGGGCCTGGTCGTGGGACATCGATACCGGCCAGATCAGCTGGTCCCGAGGCACCCAGGCGTTGTTCGGCTTCGACCCGCGCCAGCCATTGCCGGCGGACGTCGACTACCTCGACCTGTTGCTGCCCGAAGATCGGGCCAGGGCCGTGCGGGCCTTTCATGCAGCCGTTTCCGGCATGCCGTTGGAACAGGCGATGCACCACCGCATCGTCTGGCCCGATGGCAGCCTGCACTGGCTGGAAATCAGTGGCAGCGTATTGCCCGACAAGCACGGTCGCCCGCGCATGATCGGGGTGATCCGCGAAATCACCCACCAGCGCGAACGGGAACAGGCGCTGCGCAGCTCGGAGAAACGCTTCGCCACGCTTTTCCACCTGTGCCCGAACATGGTCCTGCTGACCCGCCAGGAGGATGGGCTGATCAGCGAAGCCAACCAGTACTTCGAAAGCCTGTTCGGCTGGCCGGTCCACGATGTGATCGGCCGCACCACCCTGGAACTGGGCTTGTGGGTCGACCCCACGCAGCGCGCCAGACTGGTGGAGGCCACCAAGGCCAAGGGCGAACTGGTGAGCATGGAAGTGGAATTTCGTGCCAGTAACGGCCAGGTCCACAACGGTATCCTCAGCGCCCAGAAAGTCGAACTCGAAGGCCAGCCTTATCTATTGAGCACCTTCCTCGACACCACCGAACGCAAACTTGCCGAACAGGCCCTCAAGGACAGCCAGGAGCGCCTGGACCTGGCCCTCGACTCGGCGCAACTGGGTACCTGGGACTGGCACATCCCCAGCGGCATGCTCTACGGCTCGGCCCGGGCCGCGCAGCTC includes:
- the leuC gene encoding 3-isopropylmalate dehydratase large subunit is translated as MAGKTLYDKLWDSHLVKQRDDGSALIYIDRHIIHEVTSPQAFEGLRLAGRKPWRIDANIATPDHNVPTTPERKGGIEAIADQVSRLQVQTLDDNCDEYGIVEFKMNDVRQGIVHVIGPEQGATLPGMTVVCGDSHTSTHGAFGALAHGIGTSEVEHVLATQCLVAKKMKNMLVRVEGKLPFGVTAKDIVLAVIGKIGTAGGNGHAIEFAGSAIRDLSVEGRMTICNMSIEAGARVGLVAADEKTVEYVKGRPFSPKGAEWDMAVEAWKDLVSDPDARFDTVVELDATQIKPQVSWGTSPEMVLAVDQNVPDPAKEMDLVKRDSIVRALKYMGLSANQAITDIQLDRVFIGSCTNSRIEDLRAAAVIAKGRKVASTIKQAIVVPGSGLVKAQAEAEGLDKIFLEAGFEWREPGCSMCLAMNPDRLESGEHCASTSNRNFEGRQGAGGRTHLVSPAMAAAAAVNGRFVDVRELI
- a CDS encoding dermonecrotic toxin domain-containing protein, whose translation is MPIPYSTKPQFTIEDSMRAQFATRPTLENVTQQILTAAINKKYPSLSIDLAKTWLATPESTGSWLLVPLMGRVMDYLANGTALDLGPLYSWPQKLTDGAGLELGSPSDNPDMKVIEGLIKELPWIIPVGMQNALMDYWTQAADTGLSRWRWVSDVLRDTLSIHAARQDDLSDFARETINQVIQCPENEEQIRRFGEDHTRVLCLEITLSSDSPNATALSSTFVLTRGNLALQCPPAGKIAVFSSMDAVFEQLRREVAEKYSVDEVLINRYVVDGNIFDAQAGVVLNRQLHTLGTLKLPASIGVEALEVLSKKLTDPTSYFRGAPLADRQALDSLKTHLPEWLLQACPADKALYRHYSLELARVKKAKWGRNFLSGISDIRQFAKTALWIKMLSDRGRFEPRSSVQTSSVLNIDDIELIFFKFAASGGSIGSPGPVSGVVEPVTMSLTDLALKNLSGSPGSLATVRHRLGLSLPAWLTPGYVTGLIQQVDIGRVYPQELQARLLGDTPDAGERERLFGDQLSAQLPLQALELSLKKENGLTPLGVRYVAALMQPEGVVQQVGDEPVVIRHLALLREPDATPDIVSNMFIIEPANIEAGPHLLYRPFYSPVLHEFSSRAALLEAISNPGPLQDSVLVWLDDSARSVYANGGFHEPHFVRYGLGIEYAPIDLTPPAASLSTSDSNDELQTYLQNGKLHQYLYGSNARALVEQADRDSVSNSENRWAALFEGGSLIFNTLLSLPFLGGPVMVTAWLLSLISVVKDIPALYSEDPVARELALVDLLLNVGMSLFHVGSSVLQSQPRLAPGTRAKVVPLPAPLRIAKQLPEPLLPKVVAGTVSLAGELPKTHSMLLDFSFASARNRLTPSQRENLSRFEVMVEGPLPDPIPDGMYVINGKRHVMVENQLYQVQDVQDGAVAIVNPRNVNQQGPYLQRSNGMWSLDLRLGLKGGAPSKRLGALALANVEKQNELATFAKKFNEESPRLEEKYEKLVTLIKRAKNDPRKPFSEEQINQMHQKLSPIAQEQINLYESFLEKALSLFEKSKHWQRMAFERSDVGEVVNKLARACDAVVSVNSLGRVALGKAYPEFDIPMGPELIEVIRKNHARYKELSRELTKLDKSSLAMTDLKERFLQRREKLSSSGFEGTHPYVIAASSYTPLGMRAFILRSKLFQGLKQWHSAARIMLEAVFEPLQEHIQTHTELNSINLGAAERLDVLGSLVERYGEAQDVMANLDGQLDSDVSSQVNDVLKFLKQDAFSKLSVEIEQLEWVGQQSASPAKSKPALQVTQRRVIKTRHKGTLIGRLRPLVREAQNEMVEIRSEPDNKLLSTYSKQGDIWEEVNVQAPEPQNIDILVGNARKLAAEQVDFLKGLEGFKQVSEHAVAVEEIADHQAQCLDEAARGLKNALKGALDDNEARYQPLIDELVGKSKALRAKGLEFRKELSLRLPPTHGNLQFLLENKFLQIHKLGPRQKMRRDFLQEYALYETGKGLADAPWYAHFHYRAADTPKDAYTAAHLKTREQRRQGTYATGTEAAQVRINVYRGQIGSNLIHQWFLPLAT
- a CDS encoding LysR family transcriptional regulator; the encoded protein is MDLANLNAFISIAETGSFSGAGERLHLTQPAISKRIAGLEQQLNVRLFDRLGREVSLTEAGRALLPRAYQILNVLDDTRRALTNLTGEVTGRLTLATSHHIGLHRLPPLLREFTRRYPQVALDIQFLDSEVAYEEILHGRAELAVITLAPEPHTLVRATPVWDDPLDFVVAPEHALLENNAVSLADIALHPAVFPGGNTFTHHIVQRLFEAQGLTPNIAMSTNYLETIKMMVSIGLAWSVLPRTMLDDQVARVPLPGIQLSRQLGYILHTERTLSNAARAFMALLDAQIDLPGTRA